Genomic window ([Eubacterium] hominis):
GCACGATATGCTGCATCACGAATTGCATTTCTTTCCACACTTGTAATATTACTTGGGCAACAGATTAGAATAGTAGGACGTTTAAACATTCCTTTGATTGCCAGCTTCTTGAAGAAGAAGTTCAGCATAATTTCTGTTACTTCAAAATCTGCGATAACTCCATCCTTTAATGGACGAATAGCAAGTACTCTGCCTGGTGTTCTACCAAGCATATCTTTCGCTTCCTGTCCTGCAGCAAGACATTTTTTTGTTTCTGCATCTATTGCTACAACGCTAGGTTCGTCAATAACGATTCCTTCGCCTTTTACGTACATCAATAAATTTGCCGTTCCTAAGTCGATTCCAACTTCTTTTGAAAACATGTATTCTCTACCTCCGTTTCGCGCATGTACATTATATCATAATTTTTCAATTTAAAAAGACTTAACCTAACGTTTCTTAAGGAACCTTAAGAATTGTTTTTTATAAGAAAATAGTACCTGTTATCGGTACTATTTGATTTCTTCTATGGTTTTGTCATAGATTGTTTCTGGATCAATGATCGCTCCTGTTTTGGTCGTCACAATATGTAAGTGGTTTCCCAGATCTTTATTGTAGATATTCGCACCGGCTTTACCAATCACAGCGCCTTGTTTTACTTCATCGCCCTGTTTCAAACCAGTTTCACCAAGACTTTGATATGTGATATCTAAATCATCTGTTGTAATCGTCACACTCTTACCAAAAACAGAATCATCTTTTACTTCACTCACTTTGCCAGAAAAGCATGCTGTTACATCAAATGCCTGATTATCAAGTGCATAATCCATGCCCTGATTGCCACGGAATACACCTTCAAATTCTGTAATGCTGTCAACCTCGCCTTCACTTCCATCAAAGTAATCTAATACCACTTTCGCATCTACCTGAAATGGCTTTTTCGCTTTTTCTTTGGCAGCATTAGCTGGCAGGGTTAATACAGGTACATCATCTTCATTGAATACTGCTGTATCCTTTTCTTTATTCAATGTGTATTCATAACTCAAAAAGGCAACAGCTACCACAAGTAATGCAGATAAACCTACGATCATTTTTCGCTTTGGAAACTTCTTTTTCTTTGTATAACTATACATTTCATCACCTCTATTGGTGAGTATACCCTTGATGAAATGCTTTATACACGTTAATTTTCCACTTTATTCCAACGGCTTGCTGGATAGTTTTTTGCGATATTCACTTGGCGAAATGCCAAAGCTTTTCTTAAATACCTTATTAAAGTAGAATTGATCATCAATTCCCACCTGCATAGCAACATCTTTGATCATATAATTATCATCCTTTAAAAGCTCTTTGGCTTTCTTCATCTTACGCTCATTGATAAAGCCAATCAGATTCATGCCTGTTTCATTTTTAAAGGTACGGCTCAGATAGCTTTCACTCATACCAAATGCTTCCGCAATCATCTTTAGCGTTACTTTCTGTGCAAGATGTTCTTCTACATAGGCAATGATCTGCATGATATTCTTCTTATATTTATCC
Coding sequences:
- a CDS encoding M23 family metallopeptidase, with protein sequence MYSYTKKKKFPKRKMIVGLSALLVVAVAFLSYEYTLNKEKDTAVFNEDDVPVLTLPANAAKEKAKKPFQVDAKVVLDYFDGSEGEVDSITEFEGVFRGNQGMDYALDNQAFDVTACFSGKVSEVKDDSVFGKSVTITTDDLDITYQSLGETGLKQGDEVKQGAVIGKAGANIYNKDLGNHLHIVTTKTGAIIDPETIYDKTIEEIK